Proteins from a genomic interval of Streptococcus oralis:
- a CDS encoding minor capsid protein, protein MITLAEVRDWIKTFNAANNYYIGKIDNKQENSIGIYQRKTIDGPRVAIGGRSLTSYDVKSISVLIHWNKNANETEKRAQYLYNRLFEAESVVIGGTPIKMIALLQNEPVDVGTDDNNVYERVIELDLYYEREGN, encoded by the coding sequence ATGATTACATTAGCTGAAGTCCGTGACTGGATTAAAACATTTAATGCAGCTAACAACTACTACATTGGCAAGATCGATAATAAGCAAGAAAATAGTATAGGCATTTACCAACGAAAGACAATCGATGGTCCTCGGGTAGCAATCGGAGGCAGATCACTGACAAGCTATGATGTCAAATCAATCAGCGTCTTAATTCACTGGAACAAGAATGCGAATGAGACTGAGAAGCGTGCTCAGTACCTCTACAATCGTCTATTTGAGGCTGAATCGGTTGTTATCGGTGGAACACCTATTAAGATGATTGCCTTATTACAGAACGAGCCTGTGGACGTAGGAACAGATGATAATAACGTGTATGAGCGTGTTATCGAGCTTGATTTATATTACGAAAGAGAGGGCAACTAA
- a CDS encoding phage tail tube protein: MAQKTGVFPVYENQFQVNKGTAGVESLVDIADMESFSVSFDNGVEEWKPFDQKGWTRRLMTAKSVTISVSGKRNVGDAGNDYIAGLAFKNGRDSEADFQWTFPDGTKIKFKDAVINLKDFISGDSTGVAPLSFDVMSNGKPEVVPAG; this comes from the coding sequence ATGGCTCAGAAAACTGGGGTATTCCCCGTATATGAAAACCAGTTCCAAGTAAATAAAGGAACTGCAGGAGTTGAATCACTTGTTGATATTGCAGACATGGAATCATTCTCAGTATCATTTGACAATGGTGTTGAAGAATGGAAACCATTTGACCAAAAAGGTTGGACACGTCGTTTGATGACTGCGAAGTCAGTTACAATTTCTGTTTCTGGTAAACGAAACGTAGGTGATGCCGGTAACGACTACATCGCAGGTCTTGCGTTTAAAAATGGTCGCGATTCTGAAGCGGACTTCCAATGGACTTTCCCAGATGGAACTAAAATCAAATTTAAAGACGCGGTTATCAATCTTAAGGACTTTATTTCAGGGGATTCAACTGGTGTTGCACCATTGTCATTTGATGTCATGTCAAATGGTAAACCGGAAGTGGTGCCAGCAGGTTAA
- a CDS encoding Gp15 family bacteriophage protein, whose amino-acid sequence MVSSLRTQYGLSVYSNEFKNMKWKEFKALLAGLSGETPLGRIVQIRSEDDPKMLEVFSEGQHRIRNEWRLRLAKEKTEQDLTQVLEELKQAFVEMAK is encoded by the coding sequence ATCGTCAGTTCTCTTAGGACACAGTATGGCTTATCTGTATACTCTAATGAATTTAAGAATATGAAGTGGAAAGAGTTCAAGGCTCTCTTAGCTGGTTTGTCCGGAGAAACACCGCTTGGTCGAATCGTCCAAATTCGAAGCGAAGATGACCCTAAAATGCTAGAAGTATTTTCAGAAGGTCAGCACCGTATTCGAAACGAATGGAGATTGAGACTTGCCAAGGAGAAAACTGAACAAGATCTGACTCAAGTTCTTGAAGAATTAAAACAAGCCTTTGTTGAGATGGCTAAGTAG